A region of Bacillota bacterium DNA encodes the following proteins:
- the melA gene encoding alpha-galactosidase, whose protein sequence is MRGASKPKVVIFGAGSSFTFQLAKDILLIPGIGCGTFALVDIDAERLGIARRLVEKLVSLAGRHWDVISSVERREVMGDADYVINTIEVSGVSTVGFDYEIPKKYGIDQCIGDTIGPGGVMKALRTIPAWVEILRDAEELCPRALVMNYTNPMSMMMLAAVRTSKLRVVGLCHSVQNTSKQLATYLGVPYEELVWECAGINHMAWFTRLEHGGRDMYPVLREKAKDPAIYERDPVRFEVMLHFGAFVTESSGHFSEYVPYFRKRPDLIQKYCREGYLGGSGFYAKNWPQWRKDNDARAMRLVSGEEHYELTRSHEYASAIIEAHLFDRPTVIHATVLNGGLIENLPFDGVVEVPVLVDGAGYHPCRFGRLPSQLAALCQSNMAVYELGVKAALEGDREAAIHAMMLDPLSAAVCSPAELRAMAEELFAAEAGFLPF, encoded by the coding sequence ATGCGCGGTGCGTCGAAGCCCAAGGTGGTCATCTTCGGGGCGGGCAGCTCTTTCACATTCCAGCTGGCGAAGGACATTCTCCTCATCCCGGGGATCGGGTGTGGGACCTTCGCACTGGTGGACATCGACGCGGAGAGGTTGGGCATCGCCCGGAGACTGGTGGAGAAGCTCGTCTCGCTCGCTGGCAGGCATTGGGACGTGATCTCGTCAGTCGAGCGCCGTGAGGTTATGGGCGATGCTGATTACGTGATCAACACCATCGAAGTCTCCGGCGTGTCCACGGTGGGTTTCGACTACGAGATACCCAAGAAGTACGGGATCGATCAGTGCATCGGGGATACCATTGGGCCCGGCGGCGTCATGAAGGCGTTGCGGACGATCCCGGCGTGGGTAGAGATCCTGCGTGACGCGGAGGAGCTTTGCCCTCGCGCCCTCGTCATGAACTACACGAACCCCATGTCCATGATGATGCTGGCGGCGGTGCGAACGAGTAAGCTAAGGGTCGTGGGGCTTTGCCATTCGGTCCAGAACACGTCCAAGCAGCTCGCCACGTACTTGGGTGTGCCGTATGAGGAACTCGTTTGGGAATGCGCCGGGATCAATCACATGGCTTGGTTTACCAGGCTCGAACACGGCGGTCGGGACATGTACCCGGTGCTTCGGGAGAAAGCAAAGGATCCGGCGATATACGAGCGGGACCCCGTGCGTTTCGAGGTCATGCTGCACTTCGGCGCGTTCGTCACCGAGTCGAGCGGGCATTTCTCCGAATACGTGCCGTACTTCCGCAAGCGCCCCGATCTCATACAGAAGTACTGCCGCGAAGGGTATCTCGGTGGATCGGGGTTTTATGCCAAGAACTGGCCGCAATGGCGCAAGGACAACGACGCGCGGGCCATGCGCCTTGTGTCCGGCGAAGAGCACTACGAGCTCACAAGAAGCCATGAGTATGCCTCGGCCATCATCGAGGCCCATTTATTCGATCGGCCGACCGTGATTCACGCGACCGTCCTGAACGGGGGGCTCATCGAAAACCTTCCCTTCGACGGGGTCGTGGAGGTGCCTGTGCTGGTTGATGGCGCTGGCTACCATCCTTGCCGTTTCGGCCGACTTCCATCGCAACTGGCAGCGCTGTGTCAATCTAACATGGCCGTTTACGAGCTCGGGGTCAAGGCAGCCCTCGAGGGCGACCGGGAGGCGGCGATCCATGCTATGATGCTCGACCCGCTGAGCGCGGCGGTATGCTCTCCTGCGGAGCTCAGAGCCATGGCTGAGGAGCTGTTCGCGGCCGAGGCAGGTTTTCTTCCCTTCTAG
- a CDS encoding ROK family transcriptional regulator: MFEMSALEWRTGSLPMKADDTRLLRRINTLRVFQVLREKGPMSRAELAGVTGLTPATISNVVSTLIKCRIVREIGFGESSGGRPPVLLEFDPKAFYLAGVDLGVSKVIAVVTDLQGSTVSRAKMDLDVGVGKEGILSRMLEAAREAQSQAGSARDKVAGIGVSVPGLTDVVNGVSVFAPNIPGWSNVPVADIFRGEFSLPCWIENDARAMALGEARFGVGRGRRNLICVNVGRGIGAGLILNGELYRGERGGAGEIGHTTVDPNGPVCPCGNNGCLEVVASGPSIAAAAIRAVSAGARTTIRDMVGGRIENITAEVVSEAANEGDLLARRLICEAGRYLGIGIANAVNLFSPEMVVIGGGVSRAGDLLFNEIKCVVRKRAFTTMVNLPEIVPSSLGEDASSIGAAALVLENMLETGEFVDCTKTSE; encoded by the coding sequence GTGTTCGAGATGAGCGCGCTCGAGTGGCGAACGGGGTCGCTGCCCATGAAAGCGGATGACACCAGGCTTCTACGCAGGATTAACACTCTTAGAGTATTCCAGGTCCTTAGAGAGAAGGGCCCCATGTCCCGCGCTGAGCTTGCCGGGGTCACTGGCTTGACTCCCGCCACGATCTCCAACGTTGTGTCGACGCTCATAAAATGCAGGATTGTGCGAGAGATAGGTTTTGGAGAATCAAGCGGCGGACGGCCTCCCGTTCTCCTTGAGTTCGACCCGAAAGCTTTTTACCTTGCTGGGGTGGATCTCGGGGTAAGCAAGGTCATCGCGGTCGTGACGGACCTTCAGGGAAGCACGGTTTCTCGCGCGAAAATGGACCTCGACGTGGGCGTCGGCAAAGAGGGCATACTCTCCCGCATGCTGGAGGCGGCGCGCGAAGCCCAGTCACAGGCCGGCTCCGCTCGGGACAAGGTCGCGGGAATAGGGGTGAGTGTTCCGGGCCTGACCGACGTGGTGAACGGGGTCTCGGTGTTCGCACCTAACATACCGGGTTGGAGCAACGTTCCCGTCGCAGACATCTTCCGCGGGGAGTTCAGCCTGCCGTGCTGGATTGAGAACGATGCGCGGGCGATGGCCTTGGGTGAGGCAAGGTTCGGAGTGGGTCGGGGCCGCAGGAACCTCATCTGCGTGAACGTGGGCCGCGGCATCGGTGCCGGGCTCATCCTCAACGGTGAGCTGTACCGGGGGGAGCGCGGGGGCGCGGGCGAAATTGGCCACACCACGGTTGATCCCAACGGGCCTGTGTGTCCGTGCGGCAACAATGGGTGCCTGGAGGTGGTGGCTTCCGGGCCCAGCATTGCGGCGGCGGCCATAAGGGCGGTCTCCGCCGGGGCTCGCACGACGATAAGGGATATGGTTGGCGGCAGGATCGAGAACATCACGGCGGAGGTGGTCTCCGAAGCCGCCAACGAGGGCGACCTCCTGGCGCGCAGGTTGATCTGCGAGGCCGGCAGATACCTCGGCATCGGCATAGCGAACGCCGTGAACCTCTTCAGCCCCGAGATGGTGGTCATCGGCGGCGGCGTCTCGCGCGCAGGAGACCTCCTCTTCAACGAGATAAAGTGCGTTGTGAGGAAGCGGGCCTTCACGACCATGGTGAACCTTCCGGAGATCGTGCCGTCCTCCTTGGGCGAGGACGCGAGCAGCATCGGTGCAGCCGCACTGGTGCTCGAGAATATGCTTGAGACCGGCGAATTCGTGGACTGTACAAAGACTTCTGAGTGA
- a CDS encoding sugar ABC transporter permease — translation MRGKTGYILCAPAVAVLGVLVALPLVSGVWQAFTDANLLRPTVRTVGLANFAKMVLDPVFWVALRHSLALTAVAVILQLALGTILALALKQNVPGVGVFRSLAMTTWVIPVVATVVMFKFMTQTGYGFFNMVLERIGLGRYATYWFGDIRWAFPLVVFLHLWRNVPFYGVALLAAMQSIPKDLYEAAQIDGADAWQQFWHITVPGIKYTAMVMVTIHVIWTFNNFDLVYLATGGGPVDVTEVLPVYLYKQCWHNFSMGYGAALGVAMLVLLATFFLLYTKVTGEREI, via the coding sequence TTGAGAGGCAAGACCGGCTACATTCTATGTGCGCCCGCTGTCGCCGTGCTCGGCGTGCTTGTGGCGCTCCCGCTCGTAAGCGGCGTGTGGCAGGCTTTCACCGACGCCAACCTATTGAGGCCGACCGTCCGCACGGTCGGCCTCGCGAATTTTGCCAAGATGGTGCTCGACCCCGTGTTTTGGGTCGCGCTACGACACTCTCTTGCGCTCACTGCCGTAGCGGTGATCCTCCAGCTCGCCCTCGGCACCATTTTAGCCTTGGCTCTAAAACAGAACGTGCCGGGCGTAGGTGTCTTCAGAAGCCTGGCCATGACAACCTGGGTGATCCCTGTAGTCGCCACGGTGGTCATGTTCAAGTTCATGACCCAGACGGGTTACGGATTCTTCAACATGGTTCTAGAGAGAATTGGGTTGGGTAGGTACGCGACGTACTGGTTCGGGGACATTCGCTGGGCGTTCCCGCTCGTGGTGTTCCTCCACCTGTGGAGGAACGTCCCATTCTACGGTGTCGCGCTGCTTGCTGCGATGCAGTCGATCCCAAAGGATCTCTATGAAGCAGCGCAGATAGATGGGGCCGATGCTTGGCAGCAGTTCTGGCACATCACCGTGCCGGGGATCAAGTACACGGCCATGGTGATGGTCACCATACATGTGATCTGGACGTTCAACAACTTCGATCTCGTTTACCTTGCGACCGGCGGAGGCCCGGTCGATGTGACTGAGGTGCTGCCCGTATACCTTTACAAGCAATGTTGGCACAACTTTTCCATGGGGTACGGTGCCGCGCTCGGGGTCGCGATGCTGGTCCTTCTAGCTACGTTTTTCTTGCTTTATACCAAGGTGACTGGGGAGAGGGAGATCTAG
- the gatC gene encoding Asp-tRNA(Asn)/Glu-tRNA(Gln) amidotransferase subunit GatC has protein sequence MRITIADVDHVAMLARLAFSAEEKAEMAEQLSRIVGYIEKLNELDTEDVSPTAHAVPLRNVLRDDRVRPSLDIADALANAPDREGGYFKVPRILESE, from the coding sequence TTGAGGATCACGATCGCCGATGTGGACCACGTAGCCATGCTCGCGCGTCTCGCCTTCTCGGCAGAGGAGAAGGCCGAAATGGCCGAGCAGCTCTCGAGAATCGTCGGGTACATAGAAAAGCTGAACGAGCTTGACACCGAGGACGTAAGCCCGACGGCCCATGCTGTGCCTCTTCGGAACGTGCTGCGGGACGACCGGGTTCGCCCGTCTCTTGACATCGCCGATGCGCTCGCGAACGCGCCGGACCGGGAAGGCGGCTACTTCAAAGTGCCGAGGATCCTCGAGTCTGAATAG
- a CDS encoding sugar ABC transporter substrate-binding protein: MRKAVRMAVCVALFALVCTTTCCVANAAAKVQLTFWNMPFVTQEVSPDYVAWWESAVEKALPDVVVDKFYGPGSYPEMQKKYVIQAKTGKPDVIEGLVEDMPIYLSMGLIADLTDEFNAWNEKANFVKGAVDALTVDGAIYGIPYNTNARVLLYRKDLFKEYGLEVPKTWDDLVKTASAITRKSNKKVYGFTCVTEVGESRGFQEFISWYFQVSKGRQIFEKVGGKWVCVATPEQFERVLQLYYDLLFCDPEFPAMDPAQRGAGWMPEDNGYVAGKWAMVPMGPWIWGHRADNETARAILEEKTGIAPLPIPPGGIQATYMEVKPIMVNAHSKDQSKAWELVKFITSRDAMAGWAASSGFIPARKDVSALEEFKSNWWQQGFSAQLPTGICPSPLNWAPAKDAIFKAINAVIYKTMSPKEAAKRLCDDLAKVASEGLL; encoded by the coding sequence ATGAGGAAAGCGGTGCGTATGGCTGTGTGCGTCGCTTTGTTTGCTTTGGTGTGCACGACGACTTGTTGCGTGGCGAACGCCGCTGCCAAGGTCCAGTTGACGTTTTGGAACATGCCGTTCGTGACCCAGGAGGTCTCTCCCGACTACGTCGCATGGTGGGAGAGCGCGGTGGAGAAGGCCCTCCCGGATGTGGTCGTCGACAAGTTCTACGGACCCGGCTCATATCCCGAAATGCAAAAGAAATACGTGATCCAGGCAAAGACGGGCAAGCCGGACGTGATCGAGGGACTCGTCGAAGACATGCCCATTTATCTGAGCATGGGGCTTATAGCCGATCTTACTGATGAGTTCAACGCTTGGAACGAAAAGGCCAACTTCGTCAAGGGTGCCGTGGACGCCTTGACAGTAGATGGAGCCATTTACGGGATTCCTTACAACACTAACGCCCGCGTCCTACTCTACAGAAAAGACCTCTTCAAAGAATATGGTCTCGAGGTCCCGAAGACTTGGGACGACCTAGTGAAGACAGCTTCCGCCATTACGAGGAAATCCAACAAGAAGGTGTACGGGTTCACCTGCGTCACTGAGGTTGGCGAATCGCGAGGATTCCAGGAGTTCATCTCATGGTATTTCCAGGTGAGCAAAGGCCGACAGATCTTCGAGAAGGTCGGCGGTAAGTGGGTTTGCGTGGCTACGCCTGAGCAGTTCGAGAGGGTGTTGCAGCTTTACTATGATCTTCTGTTCTGCGACCCGGAGTTCCCGGCGATGGATCCCGCGCAGAGGGGTGCTGGGTGGATGCCTGAGGACAACGGGTACGTCGCTGGAAAGTGGGCGATGGTCCCGATGGGGCCGTGGATCTGGGGGCACCGTGCTGATAACGAGACCGCGCGCGCGATCCTAGAGGAGAAGACCGGCATAGCACCGCTGCCGATCCCCCCTGGAGGCATTCAGGCAACCTACATGGAAGTCAAACCTATCATGGTCAACGCACATTCAAAGGATCAGTCGAAGGCGTGGGAGCTTGTCAAGTTCATCACGTCGAGGGACGCCATGGCCGGTTGGGCGGCCAGCTCCGGGTTCATTCCCGCCCGCAAGGACGTGTCCGCTTTGGAGGAATTCAAGAGCAACTGGTGGCAACAAGGCTTCAGCGCGCAGCTGCCCACCGGCATCTGCCCCTCTCCGCTGAACTGGGCGCCTGCGAAAGACGCCATATTCAAAGCCATCAATGCAGTCATCTACAAGACCATGTCGCCCAAGGAAGCTGCCAAGCGCCTGTGCGACGATCTTGCGAAAGTGGCCAGTGAGGGCCTGCTGTAG
- the ligA gene encoding NAD-dependent DNA ligase LigA — MGVAESEDIRVIEDRLRKLRDEIEFHNYRYYVLDDPVISDAEYDRLMNELVRLEAAHPELVTPDSPTQRVGAAPAAAFAPVVHRSPMMSLANVYSVEEIRAFDARVRRALDGEPVEYVAELKIDGLAVSLVYEDGRFVRGATRGDGTTGEDVTHNLKTIRSIPMRLRLDKPVSMDVRGEVYMVRREFQKLNEERRAAGEPLFANPRNAAAGSLRQLDPKVTAERPLDIFVYGIGYVIGAEDAAPDTHFEALSFLKKAGFRTNPNTRLCRTVDEVLDYCAHWGEMRASLDYEIDGVVVKVNSLAQQERLGATARSPRWAVAYKFPARQATTVVRDIIVQVGRTGTLTPVAVLEPVELAGSTVSRATLHNEDMIRAKDIRIGDTVVVEKGGDVIPEVVKAVADRRTGAEREFRMPEKCPECGADVVRLEGESAYRCVGGMACPAQVRESILHFASRDAMDIEGMGPSLVAQLIDAGLVKTVADIYDLKLEDVAALERMGKKSAENLLSAIEKSKSHPLHRLVFALGIRHVGERSARDLAEHFGTMDRLASATFSELTDVRDVGPKVAESVLAFFREPRNREILRRLADAGVNMKEAEKGVSAGKSPLAGKTVVLTGALERFTRKEAEEAVLARGGRVSGSVSRKTDYVVVGRDPGSKYEKARELGVTVLDEREFERLLEGG, encoded by the coding sequence ATGGGCGTGGCCGAGTCGGAGGACATCCGCGTGATCGAGGATAGGCTCCGGAAGCTGCGTGACGAGATCGAGTTCCATAATTACCGGTACTACGTGCTTGACGACCCAGTCATCTCCGACGCTGAGTACGACCGCCTGATGAACGAGCTCGTTCGGCTCGAGGCGGCACATCCCGAGCTCGTGACGCCTGACTCGCCGACTCAGCGCGTGGGGGCGGCGCCCGCCGCTGCCTTCGCGCCTGTCGTCCACAGGTCTCCCATGATGAGCCTGGCAAACGTGTACTCGGTCGAGGAGATTCGGGCGTTCGATGCCAGGGTGAGGAGGGCTCTCGATGGCGAGCCCGTCGAGTACGTGGCGGAGCTCAAGATCGACGGCCTCGCCGTGTCGTTGGTGTACGAGGACGGTAGGTTCGTCCGCGGCGCCACGCGTGGCGACGGCACCACAGGCGAGGATGTGACGCATAACCTCAAGACGATCCGCTCGATTCCCATGCGGCTTCGCCTGGACAAGCCCGTGAGCATGGACGTGCGCGGCGAGGTCTATATGGTCCGCCGCGAGTTCCAGAAGCTGAACGAGGAACGGCGGGCAGCGGGTGAGCCGCTCTTCGCGAACCCCCGCAACGCTGCGGCAGGGTCGCTCCGGCAGCTCGACCCGAAGGTCACGGCCGAGCGCCCGCTTGATATCTTTGTGTACGGCATCGGATATGTGATCGGCGCTGAGGACGCCGCTCCAGACACGCACTTCGAGGCGCTCAGCTTTCTGAAGAAGGCGGGGTTCCGAACAAATCCCAACACGCGTCTGTGCCGCACCGTCGACGAAGTGCTCGACTACTGCGCGCATTGGGGCGAGATGCGGGCCTCTCTTGACTACGAGATCGACGGCGTTGTGGTGAAGGTCAATTCCCTAGCGCAACAGGAAAGGTTGGGTGCGACGGCGCGAAGCCCGCGCTGGGCGGTGGCGTACAAATTCCCCGCACGGCAGGCCACCACGGTGGTGCGCGATATCATCGTGCAAGTGGGCCGGACGGGCACCCTGACCCCTGTTGCCGTTCTGGAACCAGTGGAGCTTGCCGGGTCCACGGTGAGCCGCGCGACCCTGCACAACGAGGACATGATCAGGGCGAAGGACATCCGAATCGGCGACACCGTTGTGGTTGAGAAGGGCGGGGATGTGATCCCTGAGGTCGTCAAGGCGGTGGCAGACAGGCGCACTGGTGCGGAACGCGAGTTCCGAATGCCCGAGAAATGTCCGGAGTGCGGCGCCGACGTGGTGAGGCTCGAAGGAGAGAGCGCCTATCGGTGCGTCGGCGGGATGGCGTGCCCCGCACAGGTCCGTGAGAGCATTCTCCACTTCGCCTCGCGCGACGCCATGGACATAGAGGGGATGGGCCCCTCGCTGGTGGCGCAGCTCATCGACGCCGGCCTCGTCAAAACGGTCGCGGACATCTACGACCTCAAGCTCGAAGACGTGGCGGCCCTTGAAAGAATGGGGAAGAAATCCGCGGAGAACTTGCTCAGCGCCATAGAGAAATCGAAGAGCCACCCGCTCCACCGGCTTGTGTTCGCCCTGGGCATCCGGCACGTGGGGGAGCGATCCGCCCGGGACCTCGCCGAGCACTTCGGCACGATGGATAGGCTTGCTTCTGCCACGTTCAGTGAGCTTACGGACGTGCGCGACGTTGGTCCGAAGGTCGCCGAGAGCGTCCTTGCGTTCTTCAGGGAGCCTAGGAACCGTGAGATCCTGCGTAGGCTTGCGGACGCCGGCGTCAACATGAAGGAGGCCGAGAAGGGCGTTTCCGCGGGGAAGAGCCCGCTCGCCGGCAAGACGGTCGTGCTCACGGGCGCCCTGGAGCGTTTCACGCGCAAGGAGGCCGAGGAGGCTGTGCTGGCGCGAGGCGGCAGGGTCTCCGGGAGCGTGAGCAGGAAGACAGACTATGTCGTGGTCGGCAGGGATCCTGGGTCCAAGTACGAGAAAGCCCGCGAGCTCGGAGTGACTGTTTTGGATGAACGTGAGTTCGAGAGACTGCTGGAGGGAGGATGA
- the pcrA gene encoding DNA helicase PcrA encodes MGAATGGILEDLNPAQRQAACHIEGPLLILAGAGSGKTRVLTHRIAYLIGEQGVFPDSILAVTFTNKAANEMRERVSRLVGPWSRSIWVSTFHAFCAKVLRRDIDKLGIPRSFTIFDEADQKSAMKRALRELGIDETRFQPEGVLAAVSTAKNELVGPDEYRKRARGFWEETVARVYPVYQRILRESSGLDFDDLLVETVRLFKEHPAVLERYQQQLRYILVDEYQDTNHAQYELVNMLAAQHRNICVCGDPDQSIYRWRGADIRNILEFERDYPDATVIKLEQNYRSTQVILDIANHVIAKNKARKEKNLWTTNGRGREAIYYEAWDERDEASFVASEIGQAVRKGRRPGDFVVLYRTNAQSRVFEDTFLGMGLPYKVVGGLKFYERKEIKDILAYLKLVLNPDDLLSLSRVVNVPKRGVGQATLEKYVAYAKKAGMPLAFAMGDPAAEVPGVASKAKAALSEFASLIRDLADVAARLPVYEITKRVIDGSGYLEALKEERTVEADTRAENVKELLSVTREFDARDSESRGLAGFLEEVTLATDVDLLDEEEEGVTLMTLHAAKGLEFPVVFLVGMEEGLFPHARTLESEEELEEERRLCYVGITRAKEALYFTRARERLLYGEIVINEPSRFLADVPEDLCRNVTRRPGSAWGLARRAVSRPGPDLETEAGLGGNAGVRLSGSTPRHPGSTGSPPSDVRRAARVDGSRAVLSYHPGDKVKHGEWGLGTVVNAEGEGRNAIVTVAFPGVGVKRLAVAYAPLEPAP; translated from the coding sequence ATGGGAGCGGCAACCGGGGGCATTCTGGAGGACCTCAACCCAGCCCAGCGACAGGCGGCCTGCCACATCGAGGGGCCGCTGCTCATATTAGCGGGCGCCGGGTCGGGCAAGACCCGTGTGCTCACCCATCGCATCGCCTACCTCATAGGCGAACAAGGCGTATTCCCTGACAGCATTCTTGCGGTGACCTTCACCAATAAAGCCGCGAACGAGATGCGCGAACGTGTGTCCCGGCTCGTGGGGCCGTGGAGCCGCAGCATCTGGGTGAGCACCTTCCATGCATTCTGCGCAAAGGTGCTAAGGCGCGATATCGACAAGCTGGGCATCCCTAGGAGCTTCACCATTTTCGATGAAGCGGACCAGAAGTCGGCCATGAAGCGCGCGCTCCGCGAGCTCGGCATAGACGAGACGAGGTTCCAGCCCGAAGGGGTGCTCGCCGCGGTGAGCACGGCCAAGAACGAGCTCGTGGGCCCGGATGAGTACAGGAAACGGGCGCGTGGGTTCTGGGAGGAGACGGTGGCCCGTGTGTACCCCGTGTACCAGCGGATCCTGCGTGAGAGCTCAGGCTTGGACTTCGACGACCTGCTCGTCGAAACGGTGAGGCTCTTCAAGGAACATCCGGCGGTTCTCGAACGATATCAGCAACAACTCAGGTACATCTTGGTCGATGAGTACCAGGACACGAACCATGCCCAGTACGAGCTGGTGAACATGCTTGCCGCACAGCACCGCAACATCTGCGTTTGCGGCGATCCCGACCAGTCCATCTATCGCTGGCGCGGGGCGGACATCAGGAACATCCTTGAGTTCGAACGGGATTACCCCGATGCCACGGTGATAAAGCTCGAGCAGAATTACAGGTCCACCCAGGTGATCCTGGATATAGCGAACCACGTGATCGCGAAGAACAAGGCGCGCAAAGAGAAAAACCTCTGGACCACCAACGGGCGGGGGCGCGAGGCTATCTACTATGAGGCATGGGACGAGCGGGACGAGGCCTCGTTTGTTGCGTCCGAGATAGGACAGGCTGTGCGCAAAGGCCGGCGTCCGGGAGATTTCGTGGTTCTCTATCGCACGAACGCCCAGTCCAGGGTGTTTGAGGACACGTTCTTGGGGATGGGCCTCCCTTACAAGGTCGTGGGCGGGTTGAAGTTCTACGAGAGGAAGGAGATCAAGGACATCCTTGCTTACTTGAAGCTTGTCCTGAATCCCGACGACCTTCTGAGCCTCTCAAGGGTGGTGAACGTCCCGAAGCGCGGGGTCGGCCAGGCTACCTTGGAGAAATACGTGGCCTACGCCAAGAAGGCCGGGATGCCGCTCGCCTTCGCGATGGGCGACCCTGCGGCGGAGGTGCCCGGTGTCGCTTCGAAGGCAAAGGCCGCTCTCTCCGAGTTCGCATCCCTCATCCGCGACCTCGCTGATGTCGCGGCGAGGTTACCTGTTTACGAGATCACGAAGAGAGTCATAGACGGCTCGGGGTACCTAGAGGCGTTGAAGGAGGAACGCACGGTCGAGGCCGATACGAGGGCCGAGAACGTCAAGGAACTCCTGTCCGTCACACGCGAGTTTGACGCGAGGGACAGCGAATCGAGAGGACTCGCTGGGTTCCTGGAGGAAGTCACCCTCGCGACCGACGTTGACCTTCTCGACGAGGAAGAGGAAGGGGTCACCCTCATGACCCTCCACGCCGCGAAGGGCCTGGAATTCCCGGTGGTCTTCCTCGTGGGCATGGAAGAGGGCCTCTTCCCCCACGCGCGGACTCTTGAGAGCGAAGAGGAGCTTGAGGAGGAGCGGCGGCTCTGTTACGTTGGGATAACGCGGGCCAAGGAGGCCCTGTATTTCACGCGCGCGAGGGAGCGCCTTCTGTACGGCGAGATCGTGATAAACGAGCCCTCCCGTTTTCTCGCTGACGTCCCGGAAGACCTGTGTCGCAACGTGACGAGGAGGCCGGGCTCAGCCTGGGGGCTCGCGAGAAGGGCGGTTTCCCGGCCAGGGCCGGACCTAGAGACAGAGGCGGGCCTGGGCGGAAACGCAGGCGTACGCCTTTCGGGCTCGACGCCTCGTCATCCCGGGTCAACCGGGTCGCCGCCGAGCGACGTGAGGCGGGCCGCCCGCGTCGACGGCTCACGGGCCGTTCTTTCTTATCATCCGGGGGACAAGGTGAAGCACGGCGAGTGGGGGCTTGGCACCGTGGTGAACGCGGAGGGCGAGGGCAGGAACGCCATAGTGACTGTGGCGTTCCCAGGCGTGGGCGTGAAGAGGCTGGCGGTCGCGTACGCGCCCCTCGAGCCTGCCCCTTAG
- a CDS encoding carbohydrate ABC transporter permease, protein MNAIENSGPSSKGMQVLPNRHSRTKTRNRLRQVVLTYAVLVAFYSFFLVPIGWIILTSFKKPDAILRDSLVCGIKDLTLSNYVNILSVTDFPTNLWNSVKIATGVTAITLVLATLGGYGLSRYRLKAQNYIIAGIFASQMFPPVLILIPLYAWMLKLAMVDTYPGIILAQLTLTLPFGVWMAKGYLDGIPKEIDEAAVIDGCGTLRTLAQIIVPTALPGILVVAFYAFIVSWGDFLVVSVLTQSNATATIPFTLWRISVSLIIKWGQVAAATTLTILPTIVLFAFVQRWLVEGLTAGASKG, encoded by the coding sequence ATGAACGCGATTGAGAACAGCGGTCCGTCTAGCAAGGGGATGCAGGTGCTCCCCAACAGGCACTCGCGTACGAAGACGAGAAACAGGCTCAGGCAGGTCGTCCTCACTTACGCAGTACTCGTGGCGTTTTATTCCTTTTTCCTGGTTCCTATCGGCTGGATCATACTGACCTCATTCAAGAAGCCTGACGCAATCCTGCGTGATTCCCTCGTTTGTGGTATCAAAGACCTCACCCTGTCCAACTACGTGAACATCCTCTCGGTGACGGATTTCCCTACCAACTTGTGGAACTCAGTCAAGATCGCCACGGGTGTGACAGCGATAACGCTGGTTCTGGCGACGCTCGGAGGCTATGGCCTGAGCCGGTACCGGTTGAAGGCACAAAACTACATCATTGCTGGGATCTTCGCGTCGCAGATGTTCCCGCCTGTGCTCATACTCATACCTCTGTACGCGTGGATGCTGAAACTCGCCATGGTGGATACGTACCCAGGCATCATCCTCGCCCAGCTCACGCTCACCTTGCCTTTCGGCGTATGGATGGCCAAGGGATATCTTGACGGAATCCCGAAGGAAATCGATGAGGCTGCGGTCATAGATGGGTGCGGGACACTGAGAACGCTTGCTCAGATCATAGTTCCTACCGCCCTGCCAGGCATACTTGTGGTCGCGTTCTACGCATTCATCGTCTCGTGGGGAGACTTCCTCGTCGTGTCTGTGCTCACGCAGAGCAACGCAACGGCAACGATACCTTTCACTCTCTGGCGCATATCAGTGTCGTTGATAATCAAATGGGGCCAGGTCGCGGCCGCGACTACCCTGACGATACTTCCGACCATAGTGTTGTTCGCGTTCGTGCAGAGGTGGCTCGTGGAAGGGCTCACGGCCGGCGCGTCCAAGGGATGA